The following nucleotide sequence is from Endozoicomonas sp. GU-1.
ATCAATCATGTTAATACCCTTTTGTTTTATTCTGTTCAGACTGTATTTGCAGATTTTAGTTCCCGATAATTATTTCAAGAAAATAGCGTGTATGAATGCTATTACCGTAACAGCTATCGATCAGACTCATTTTAAATCAGGGCAAAGATCCAAAACCTATCAGCCCAGGTACTTTCATCATGAGTCTTTGTCCCAGCCACAGTTTTGCGTTGGTTCCTGGTAACTGCTTTCACTGAGGTATCGGGTTTGAGAAAGATTAAATGACAACTGTCTTTCAATGCGGACAGGTAACTCAGAGGAATCGAATATCCGGGCTAAAGAGGAGAAAAGAGTGAATATACAAAAATAATAAGGGGGAATAGAATTCCCCCTTTAGAGCTTCGAGTTACCAACTATATTACTTTTTCTTAGCGGGGGACTTTTTTGCAGCTGCTTTTCTGGCTGGAGCCTTCCGCTTGGCAGCTACTTTTTTGGCTGCTGGCTTTTTCTTAGCGGCCACTTTCTTTTTAGCTACAGGCTTCTTCTTAGCCACAACTGCCTTTTTGGCTGCTGGCTTTTTCTTGGCAGCTACTTTCTTTTTAGTGGCAGGTTTCTTCTTTGTTACTACTTTCTTCTTGGCCGCTGGTTTCTTCTTAACAGCCACTTTTTTCTTGGTTACTGTCTTTTTCTTGGCTGCCGCCTTTTTGACGGTGGCGTTCTTCTCAGTAGTTTTCTTCTTTACCGCTACCTTTTTCTTGGCAGTGGCTTTTTTAGCAGTGCTTTTTTTAGCAGTGGCTTTCTTGGCACTGGCCTTGGCCTTTTTCAAGGCTTCTTTGGCTTTTTCCAGCTTTTTCTTCAGTGCGTCGATTTCTTTTTCCCACTTTTTCACCATGTCGACCTTTTTAACGGTCTTGCTGGCAGTGGTTTTTTTAGCAGGAGCTTTTTTAGCAGCAGCCTTCCTGACAGTGCTTTTTTTAGCTGCAGTCTTCCTTGTTGCAGGCATTGGGTCGTCCCTCGTTTTAATTTAACCAATCTACTAGTAGTTAGTACATCGTAATAAAAACTGAATAATTTATACCCAGTTTTAATTCCAACATAGAGTGCTTATTCGTCATCTGCAAATTTTTTTTTAGCTTTCTCTCTGTTTTTTTCTAATTAAATTCCATTTTCCTAAAACAGATAGATAGAAGAGGACGTTTATTTTTCATATTCATTATCTCGAAAAACACTTTAAATAAGGCACTTTTTCATTACACAACCCTCGTCCGGGGTTGCCAAAAAACCAATTTACTAAATGATAGGGCTCAGAGTTACCTGTACTGAAAAGACTGTGCCAAAACGCAGGATACAAATTTATCAGAAAGAGTGTAAATATGATCTTCAAAGCACTTGCCAGCGTTACCCTGTTCTCTTACTCACTGTGTTCATTTGCCGCTCTGGAAACAGACAGTGACAAATTAAGCTATAGCCTCGGAGTGTCTATGGCAGAGCAACTGAAACAATTTGATGGGATCAATGTTAACGCCGTTATCCAGGGGGTAGAGGATAATCTTGGCAACCAGATTTTACAGCTGTCACAGGATGAAGTCACCTACTTTATAGATTTAGCGCAGGTGCAAAAGAACAACCTTGAACAGGTTCAGTACCAGGCAGCAGCGCAAGAGAGCCTGGAAAAAAGCCAGCTTTTTATGACAGAAAACAGCAAAAAACCAGGCATTGTTGTGCTGGACAGTGGTTTGCAGTACCGGGTACTCACAAAAGGTACTGGCATCAAGCCATCCCTTACTGATCAGGTCACCGTTCACTATGAAGGCCGCCGGATAGACGGAACCCTTTTCGAAAGCTCATACACTCGAAACCAACCTGCCACTTTCCAGTTAAACCGGGTTATCGCGGGCTGGACAGAAGGAATACAGAAAATGCCTGAAGGTTCTACCTGGGAGCTTTTTATTCCCTCGACTCTGGCCTACGGCTCCAGCGGTATTCCCGGAATCATCGGACCTAATGAGGCAATTATTTTCAAGGTAGAACTCAGGGATGTGAACAAAAGCAGTTAACAATGAAATGAGGACAAAACGACTGTATGGTCTAAATACAGTTTGTCCTCATCTGATCTGAACATCATGATCCCGTGAGCCTTTCCCGGTGGGATTCATGCAGAGTTTCTATCATTTTATCTTCAAGACTGAAACGTTCTGCCAGCGTTTCACCTAATTCCGATACAGCGCCCTGGAGTTTCTGCAGCGAGCTGATTGATTCACAACTGTCATTAAATTTCAAACATCTTGAGGTATTCTCTTCAAGCTTTGGCAGCACCGTATGAGCCAGCTCAACGCCCCCATCATTAAATTCCCGGGCTTCCTGAATCAACTGCTCGTAAACCTCAAAGTGACCAGCTGACGCATAATCCACCAGAATCTGGCACAGTTCCTTTAATTTACTGACTACCGGACGCTTGTCATCATCAAATTGATCCATTCCATTGATGGAGCAGTAAAGGACGATCAGCTCCTGACGCTCGTTGAGCCAGCGATCAATAATTTCTGATACACCTCCCCAACGTTCTTTAGCCGTTTGGCAACCCTCCAGCATGATAGACAGTTCCTCTTTAACAATTAGATCTCTTCTGCGTGAATGGGGACCTCGTAAGCGCCTTTGTCAGGCAGCTCAGATGCTAGGTTATGACAGTGAATTTTTTGCGGCAAGCGTTTATTTTTCAAAACACAACACAATTTAAATTGCAAGTTTTGCAGGAACGTTATGAATACAATGGTTTCAGGGAGTTTTCATGGTAGTCCAACAACTTTTTCAACTAAAAAAAAACCATTTAATTAAAAAAAATTATTTTAATTACCAGATTCTGATACTAGTTCAGATACTGCTGGCCGCATCCTGATTTCATCCAGATAAAAGCAACTTTCCAAAGTCTGATTTAAAGATGGAGCCGGGTACTGTCTATTAATTTCTACCACCCTCACTGCCACGCTCTCATCTCAGACATTCGCCAGAGAGTCCTTTCTACCGGCGACTGACTAAAGGCAATGGTTCAGGAACTATTCTGCCGCCTGATATTCCTGCAGGAATGTATCAAAGTCACGGCTATCATTGTTTTCTGTTGCCAGCTGATCAGCAACAGAGCGCTGGGCTAGCTGTTCAAAGTAGGCTATTCGTTCATCGCTCAGATCATGCTCAGAGAAGCGTTTGGAGTGCTTTTCCGATAAAGACATCATCAACTCAAGATAACCGGAATCTCCAGCTTCAAGGGCATTAAGCACCTGCGCAGAAGGGGTTAAAGCGGCATCTTTCAGTTTTTCTCTTTGCGCACACAGGCTCTCAACAAACGTTGATGATTCGTTTGCCTGGTCAAGAATCTCAGCAATGGGAGACATGTCATCCAGCAGCTGTAGCCCCCAGCTCTGGAGCAGAACAGGCTGCCCTTGCTGTCTTAACTCGACACCCGGGCGGCGGCCTTCTGTAACCGCTGTTTTGAAATTATTGCTGACCTCATCACACTCATCGGCATGAATAGGATTGCTGTTCTGCAACGAACAGTAGACCAGGAAAACATCCAGAAAATGGGCATCCTGCTCACTCAGTCCCATTGGTTCAAAGGGGTTGATATCAAGGCAACGAACCTCAACATATTCAACGCCTTCGTTGCGCAGGGCGGTCACTGGTTTTTCACCGGAACGGGCAATCCGCTTTGGGCGAATGGTGCTGTAATACTCATTCTCTATCTGCAACAGGTTGGTATTCAGTTGCAGGTATTTGCCGTCTTGCTTCAGACCAATGGCTTCATAGGGAGGGTATGGTGTGCGAATGGCGCTGGAAAGGCTGTCCACATACTCTTCCAGTGTGTTGTAACAAATATTCAGGGAAGACTGGGCGTGATTGCTGTACCCCATATCGCTCATACGTAACGACGTCGCATAAGGAAGAAAAAGCGAGTCTTTATCCAGCGCCTGCAGCCTGATTGAACCCCGCCATCGGCAAAAAAACTTCGGCTAACAGCCGGAGAGGCCCCAAACAGGTACATTAGCAGCCACGAGTAACGCAGAAAATTCCGGATCAGGGAAAAATAACCCGCTGACCTGAAGTCCTGAGCGCTGATCTCCTCTTGTCCGGAGGACTGCTGTAACAGGGCCCAGAACTCTTCTGGCATAGAGAAGTTATAGTGAATACCGGCAATGGTTTGCATTGGCTTGCCATAGCGATGCCAGAGCCCTTCACGATAAATACTTTTCATTACCCCGATATTGGAACTCCCATACTGCGCGATAGGAATACTGCCATCCCCTTCCAGCAGCGGCGGCATACTGCCGGCCCAAAGGAACTCTGCTGCCATACTCTGGCAGGTATACTGGTGCAGCTGCTCAAGAAAGGAGAGCGTATCGCTGATGCGGCTGTGCACCGGCGTTATGAACTCAAGCAGTGCTTCAGAATAGTCAGTGGTGATATAAGGGTGGGTTAATGCACGCCCCAGTTTCTCAGGATGATTTTTCCGGGAAAGACGAGCATCTGAGGTAACCCTGAGACTTTCACGCTCAATACCATGGCAGATGCCATGAAGAACCGAATGGTTAGCACTGGACTGGAAAAGCTCCAGACGATCCTGATACTCAGTAGCCAAGGTACAGATCCAATAATAATTATCTATAACATTCGTTCAGAGAGATGATTCCTATTGGCAACACGGGTACCCGCGACCACGACACCATGAACGAACTCTCATAAGTACTCAGCTTCAAACCGGGCAAGACAACCTGAATGAGCCTGATAAAATAGTAATCAGCTTAGCAGCTGACCACCGCCTGAGGTTGTCGCAAAAGACAGATCAACGGCATTTCCGGAACAACGAAGGTTAATCATTCCTGGCATATTACGTTTTGGTCCAGGAGCCTGTGCTTGTGCGACAGCCTCGTCCTGTCGTCCATATAATACCAGCCTGAATTGTCTAAATCCCCTAAAAAAAAACCAGACAAAGGCTTGTCTGGCTTTTTTCGTTGGCAGGCAAACATCGCCGTTAACAGTGTCTTTGCAGACACTGTCAAAACCGGCTTTTTCTCTGAGTTTGTTTACTTGCGAAGTTGTTTCGCATTGGCAAACAAGTCGGCAAAAGTACCACCTGAATCCTGCTTTTTACCACGATTTCCGGACTGACCGGCTTTCTGTGGCTTGCTGCGAGCTGCAGGCTTTTCGGTTCTGGCTTGCCGTGGTTGCTGGCGAGCTTCAGCACGCTCTTCGGCCTTATCCGACATCCGCAAGGAAAGCCCGATACGCTTACGTGCAACGTCCACTTCCATGACTTTGACCTTAACGATATCGCCGGCTTTTACCACTTCGCGGGGATCTTTAACGAAGTTTTCAGACAATGCGGAGATATGCACCAGACCATCCTGATGGACGCCAACATCCACAAACGCACCAAAGTTTGTCACGTTGGTGACCACGCCTTCCAGTTCCATATTCAGCTTCAGATCGCGGATATCTTCAATGCCATCCTTGAATTCGGCGGCTTTGAAATCCGGACGCGGGTCACGACCGGGCTTATCCAGCTCACTGATGATGTCGGTAACGGTGGGCAGACCAAAGGTTTCGTCGGTAAAGTCCGCCGCATTCAGGCCCTTTAAGAAAGCCGAGTCCCCGATCAGGGCTCGCACATCCCGGCTTGACTGGTTGGCAATCTTCTCTACCACCGGATACGCCTCGGGGTGAACGGCAGAACTGTCCAGAGGGTTATCACCATTCATTACTCTCAGGAAGCCTGCGGCCTGCTCGAAGGTTTTAGCACCAAAACGGGCCACCTTTTGCAGATCCTTACGACTTCTGAAGGCACCATTTTCATTGCGATAGGCAACGATGTTGTCAGCCAGAGTGCGATTAAGGCCCGATACGCGTGCCAGCAGGGCGCTGGAAGCGGTATTAAGATCAACACCTACTGCGTTTACACAGTCCTCAACCACCGCTTCCAGAGAGCGGGACAGATTGATCTGGCTGACATCGTGCTGGTACTGGCCCACCCCGATGGATTTCGGCTCAATCTTCACCAGTTCGGCCAGAGGGTCCTGTAAACGACGGGCGATGGATACGGCACCACGGATAGAAACATCCAGGTCCGGGAATTCACGGGCGGCCAGTTCAGATGCAGAGTACACGGACGCACCGGCTTCGCTGACCACAATTTTGGTCAGGCCCAGTTTTGGATAGCTGCGCATCAGTTCAGCAGCCAGGCGGTCCGTTTCACGGGATGCCGTGCCATTACCGATACTGACCAGCTCAACCTGATGAGTCAGACAGAGGGTGGCCAGAGTGCCAAGAGCTTCCTTCCATTTCTTCTGGGGAGCATGGGGATAAATAGTCGTATGCTCGACCAATTTACCCGTACCATCCACCACGGCAACCTTCACACCGGTTCTCAAACCGGGATCCAGACCCAGGGTTGGCCTGAGGCCAGCAGGCGCTGCCAGCAGCAAGTCTTTCAAGTTCTTGGCAAAAACCTTGATGGCTTCATCTTCAGAGTTTTCGCGGATGCGAGTCATTAACTCGGTTTCCAACTGAGACAGCAGCTTAACCCGCCAGGTCCAGCGCACCACATCCTTCAACCAGTCATCCGCCGCCCGACCTTTATGCTCAACTTTCCAGAAGTCAGCCACCAGCTTTTCACAGGGATGGGTTTCACGTCGGTCTTCCGGCTCTTTGGCGAGGCGGATGTTAGCCTGCAATACCCCTTCATTTCGTCCACGGAAGATGGCCAGCGCCCGATGGGACGGAGCAGTTTTCAGTGGCTCATCGTGTTCAAAGTAATCCCGGAACTTGGCACCTTCCTCTTCTTTACCCTCAACGCCACGACTGCTCAGGATACCTTCATTCCAGAGCAGCTCACGCAACTGACCCCAGCAGCTCGGCATCCTCGCTGAAACGTTCCATCAGGATATAACGGGCACCTTCCAGAGCCGCCTTGATATCCTCTACGCCCTTATCTGCGTCAACAAACGCCGCTGCTTCCACCTCAGGCTCTTTTTCCGGGGTATCGAACAGCAGATCGGCCAGAGGCTCCAGACCCGCCTCACGGGCAATCTGAGCCTTGGTACGGCGTTTGGGCTTGTAGGGAAGGTAAAGGTCTTCAAGACGGGTTTTGGTCTCTGCAGAGCGGATATCTTTTTCCAGTTCAGGCGTCAGCTTATCCTGTTCGGTAATGCTCTTCAGAATGGCTTCACGGCGCTCTTCCAGCTCTCGCAGATAACGAAGACGTTCTTCCAGCGTTCTCAGCTGAGTATCGTCCAGACCTCCGGTGACCTCTTTTCGATAACGGGCAATGAAAGGCACCGTAGAGCCATCATCAAGCAGCTGTACAGCACTGGTGACCTGTTCAGGTCTGGCACCCAACTCTTCAGCTATACGCTGGGAGATACTCTGCATAAAACACACTCATCATGGGAATCAAAACAATAGGACAGTTTCCAGAAAATGCTCAGAAACAGCACCATTTCAGCATCCAGCCGGTAATCAATGTCTATCTTTACCTGAAAAATTCAAGCCATAAAGACACGCTAATGACCAGAGAAAACCCGGAATTATAACGAAACTGAACCATTTGTATGCAAACAAACATTCACAGTACCGGAAAATGGCTATGGCAGGAACTTTTTCCCTGTTTACTGATCTACAGCTCAAATACTGATGACTCAGACAGGCAGCAGCATGACGAGTCATATTCCCGAGTCAAATATCCATTGGATGCTACTGATCAATGGTCCTGTAAATTCACTTTGCGGCAATATACCGGAGTTATTATGGAACCATCAGCACAGAGTCACTTCAGCGGTTCGCCTGGTAACGCCACCACAAGGAATTTGGCAGAAGACCAACAGGCGTTAATTAACGGTCTGGAGCCAGTATCCAGGTTAGTGGCTAAATTTAACAAAAGTATTTCCGAAGTCCCTGCATCCAAACAGACTCAATCGCTCAAACGGTTGAAACTGGATTTACCACCCGGATGGGTAGCCATCACAGATACAGATATTGGTGATCGTAAACCGAACATTGTCAGGCTGATTTTTTCCACCAGTTATGTTTCGCCAGACGCCAGTGTGGCCGATGCATCGCAACCCCATGAACAGCCCCATACCGGGATGATACCGGGCGATAGTCGTATTGAGCCTGGCTCTGTTACCCCCCGGAAGAGTGACATTTTTCAATGCCGGACAAATCGCCTTGAATTCAAACTGAAGGCCAGCTTTGGTTGTTATATTCAGGAGGTCAGTATCAGCCCAACGGGTAAGAATCTGTTAATCACTGGTTGCGACAGCTTAAGAGATTACAGTCTGAGAACCTGGCGACAAGATCCGGATGGCAACTGGTCGAAGAACGGGAAGATCGAGGGTTCCCAAAAGATTTTTGGTCAGCTAAACCCGTCATAAGATACGCTTCTGAGCCTCTGTGACGATGGCGATGTCAAAGTGAGCACGCTGAATAATGATGGCTGTTGGGAGGAGGTAGCGGCACTTGCACACAACCCACTTGAAAAAAACCATCCGCCAGTGACTGCAAGTTTCAGCCCGTTGCATGATAAAATTGTGACCTTCGACCCAAGGAATCTCAAGATCAACGTACTGCGTCTGGACAGTAACGGCCGGTGGAC
It contains:
- a CDS encoding FKBP-type peptidyl-prolyl cis-trans isomerase — encoded protein: MIFKALASVTLFSYSLCSFAALETDSDKLSYSLGVSMAEQLKQFDGINVNAVIQGVEDNLGNQILQLSQDEVTYFIDLAQVQKNNLEQVQYQAAAQESLEKSQLFMTENSKKPGIVVLDSGLQYRVLTKGTGIKPSLTDQVTVHYEGRRIDGTLFESSYTRNQPATFQLNRVIAGWTEGIQKMPEGSTWELFIPSTLAYGSSGIPGIIGPNEAIIFKVELRDVNKSS
- the rsd gene encoding sigma D regulator produces the protein MLEGCQTAKERWGGVSEIIDRWLNERQELIVLYCSINGMDQFDDDKRPVVSKLKELCQILVDYASAGHFEVYEQLIQEAREFNDGGVELAHTVLPKLEENTSRCLKFNDSCESISSLQKLQGAVSELGETLAERFSLEDKMIETLHESHRERLTGS